AATGTTTGTCTCCGTAACTATAGCTGGCGACAGTCTCGACGATCAGTACTTCCTCATGGATACCGATCTTCTCACCGGGGCATTTAAACCGATCCTGGATGAGGTGGACCATGCCTTTGTCGTCGATAAGAATGATCCGCTGTATGGAGACATCGCCGCGGTAACGCAAAAAGGCGGGCTCAAATTGTGCACTGTCGATTTCTCGCCGACCTTTGAGGCGATGGTGCGACACTTCCATGACCGCCTGCAGTCCGCGCTCGATGAAAAAGGGCTGGGGGACGTACTCCGCATCAAAGAAGTCAAGGTTCTCGGTGAACAATCCGTGGAGGCCACATACTCCAATGGATGATCAGGATGCTCGTCATCAAGCGGTTGGTAGCCGCGATGATGCCGGGACTGTTCTGGCTCGTTGACCGTAAGGTTGATCAATGCGTCATGGGCTCTACCTGCCGCTATTTGGTGCGTTGGCTGATCCGCACGTAGCCGTGGACGTCGCTCGTTGTGCGGAGCAGTCTGGCTGGGACGGGCTATTCGTCTGGGATCACGTGCTAACTCCCGTTCCGGGCGAGTGGGATATCGCTTGCCCGTGGATCGTTATGGCGGCCGCGGCCGTCGTGACGAGCCGTATCCGGCTCGGACCGATGGTGACCCCACTGCCGCGCCGTCGGGTGATGAAGCTTGCCCGCGAAACCGTCACCCTGGACCGGCTAAGCCGCGGTCGGCTGACCTTGGGATTGGGTGCCGGCGGCGACATCGGGCGAGAGTTCTCGGCCTTCGCCGATTGCGTCGATGCACGTCAACGAGCACAGGTATTGGAGGAGGGGGCCGCGGTTCTGGTCTCGCTATGGGCTGGGGAGTCGGTCAACCACCGTGGCGCGGTGGTCGCCGAGAATGTTCGAGCTACCCCCGGGCCGATCCAGCAGCCCCGGATTCCCGTCTGGTTCGGCACCGCGCGTACCACGGGTGGCCCGGTCGAGCGGGCCGCCCGCTACGACGGCGTCTTCACCTTGGGAGGCACCTTCGAGCGTTCCGCCCGCGACGACACCGCGATCAAGTTCGGCGTGGATCCGGCACGGGTGGCGCGTATCGCAGAGACGGTTGCGGGCGTGCGGGGAACATGCGATGGGTTCGATATCGCTGTCGTCGCTGGTCCCGATGACGATCTCGATGGGTTGCGTGCGGCGGGTGCCACCTGGGCGATGCAAGCATTTTGGCCATGGCATCGGGCAGACGAGGTGCTGCGTGTCATTGAGCGCGGCAAACCAGGCTGATCGCCGCGTTTCGCAGGCGTCGGGGCACGCATCGAGAGGATGTTGCTTGGCGATCGGCTCAGATCAGCCCGGTCGCGTCGAAGACCCACGACGTATCCGCAGTGGCAAGGTCGTCTAGCCAGGCAGCGGGTGCGAAGCCGGTGAGGCTGGCCATGTCCCAATAGTCCTTCCAGACCGAGACTTTCCCATCGACGACCCGGTGGACCGTTACGAACCTCAGCACACCTTGCTCGCCAGTCGTGAACGTCCATGTCTCGGAGTGCTCGTACATGACGTCGGAGCCGTCGGCCACCAACAGTCCGTCGTGATTCTGGTAGCCGGCCAGGGGCTCGAGCCCGACCTTGAGCCGCTTCACGACGTCGTCGGGACCGCGTGCGGCCAACGTGGGACCTACCGGCATGTCGACGTAGATGCAGTCCGCCGACAAGAATGTCTTGACCGCATCCCAATCCCGCCGCGAAAGCGCCTGCCACAGCCCAAGTACGGCATCGCGGGCCACGCTCGTGGAATCCTTGGTCACGGGCTAACCATGGACCGTGCCGGGCCCAGCGCGACCGGCAACGTCGACCAACCGCGCAACACCCGGGTGTCACGCCGACTTCCAGCACCCACGGCCCGTACATCGGGAAAGCGGTCGAAGAAGGTTTTCAGCCCGACCTCACCTTCGGCGCGGGCCAGCGCGGCCCCCAGGCAGAAGTGGCGGCCCGTGGAGAACGCGAGATGCCTTCCGGCGTTGGGGCGTTCGATGTCAAAGCGGTGCGGATCGCTAAACACAGACGGATCGCGGTTGGCGGCGGCCAGATAGATCACCACGACTTCACCACGTTTGATCACCGCGCCCGCCACCTCGATGTCATTGCGAGCTACCCGAGCGGTGAGCTGAACCGGCGATTCCAGCCGCAAGATTTCTTCAACCGTGTTGGCCCAGAGCTCCGGGCGCTGACGCAGCGTGTCCCGATGCTCGGGATTATCCAGCAACATGCGAATCCCGTTGCCCAACAGATTCACTGTGGTTTCGAATCCTGCGACCAAAACCAACCCGGCGATCGCCCGAAGTTCGGTCTCGTCGAGATGTGTCTCGGCACCACCGCTTTCAGAGGTCCGGATCAACTGACTCATCAGGTCCTCACCCGGGGCGCGCCGCAACCGCCGCAGATGCTCCTCGAGCCAGGAATTGAATCCCACTATTCCTTGCTGCACCCGCATGTACTGCCGCCACGGCACCCCGAAATCGAGGCTCGGCGCTGCCAACTCACCGAACTCCAAGACGCGCCGCCGGTCATGTTCGGGCACTCCCAAAATTTCGCTGATCACCGCGATGGGAAGTTGCGAGCAATAGCGTCCGACGACGTCGACGACGCCGGGCTGCTCAGCGAGCCGATCCAAGAGACCGGTCGCGGTCTGCTCGACCCGATCGCGTAGTGCGGTGACCGCCCGTGAGGTAAACACCGCCGACACCGTTTTGCGATAGCGAGTGTGATCGGGTGGCTCGACGGCCAACAACGACGGTTCCCGCAGCGGGTGAAGTCGATCGTCGCGGGTACGGCGCTCCAGCCAGCGCAGCGGTGCCGGCAGATTCTCGCCGAACGAGATGACGTGGAAGTCGTCGGATCGCAGCAGGTAATGCGCGAGCCGATGGTCGACGGTCAGAAGGTTCGCGCGGCCGCGCACCAGGGGGCCGTGAGCCCGGATTTCGTCGTAGAACGGCACCGGGTCGGCGGCGACGGCCGGATCGGCGACCAGCCGGGCCTGCAAGTCGCCTCGCCGAATCCCGATTACCGCGATGCCGCGGATAATCCCGTGCATCGCCAACCAGTGCAGCCGGTCCTTCACAGCTCCTCCGAAGTTCGATTGGTATTCACCAAGACTAGGCCCGGCGGGGCGGAGCCACGATTTTCAGCACTCCGCGACAATCTTGAAGTCCGTCGTCACGACCTTGTTGGGATTGATGCTGGCGATGCCGTAGGCGCTGCCGGTAATGGTGTACTCGTTGCGGACGAGGTCGACGTGCGCGTCGCCCACCCCACCTTGCCAGAAGCTCCCGTTGAACCCGTCGACGTTGCGGATCTTCACCCACTGCGGGATCACCCTGTCACCGCTGAGCAACACCACCGCTTGGACGTGGCTGTCGTGGTCACGGATGTCGATAGTCCGGTAGGACTGCTCCTGGCTGCAGGCGGCGGGGCGTGCTGTTTGAGTGGCACCATCGATGGTCAGCCGTGCGGCCTTTCGGGGCGCTGTCTGGGCCTGGCCACAAGCCGAGACGACACCGACGACGACCGCTGCGACTCCTGCCACCTTGACCAACCGGTTGCACACCAGCCACCTCCGTTTCGGGCCTGAGCGTCGTACACGAGACATTACTGCTGCTTTGGCTCCAGTACGGCCTGGTATTTGGCAATGCGACTTCGGACAAGCTCCGGACTGATGCCCTTGAGCCGGTCGATCCAGCGAACGCTTGGAGGCACATACCAATGCAACCGCGTCGGGTGCCGGTAGGCCTGCCATGCGACCTCGGCGACGCTGACCGCCGGCACCAGGCGGAACATGCCCTTCTTGGGCGCGGCGGCGCGGACCTCGTCCGGGGAGATCGTGGACTCGCCCGCACCGCCGTGCTGGGGCGTCGAGGCGAGGATGGCGGTGTCGATCAGACCGGGTAGCACGTCGGCGACGCGCACCCCGTGCCGCCGCCACTCCACGCTCAACGCCTCGGTCAACCCCTTGACGGCGTGCTTGGTTGCCGAGTAGACGGCGATGCGGGGCATGCCGTAGGTGCCAGAGGACGATGATGTCGAGAACATCAAACTCCCTGGCGCCTTCTTGAGGTAGGGCAGTGCGGCGTAGGCGCCAGCGAGCACCGCCTTGAAGTTCACGTCCACGACACGCATCGCGGCCTCGTACGGCACGTCCTCGAACCAACCTCCTTCGCCGATGCCCGCGTTGTTCCACATCATGTCGAGGGCGCCGCCGACGTTGCCGGCACAGAAATCGGCGAGGGCACCCTCAAGGGCCGTCCTGTCGGTGACGTCGACGACGCGGGTCCACAGCCGTTCGGCACCAAGCTGCGCGCTCAGGGCAACAAGGCCGTTGCCGTTGCGGTCTATCGCACCCACTCGCCAGCCCTTGGCATGGAAGAGCTTTGCCCCCTCTCGCCCCATTCCGCTGCCGGCGCCGGTGATGAATATGGCTTTCATGCGACTCGCCGAGGAGGAGCCGCGCAATCAAGCATGCGCTGAGCCAAACCCGTCA
The nucleotide sequence above comes from Mycobacterium decipiens. Encoded proteins:
- a CDS encoding 6-pyruvoyl trahydropterin synthase family protein; this encodes MSYTIKQTFRIEMGHRTWTQDMRTSRGKEFYDPALVADKCANLHGHTMFVSVTIAGDSLDDQYFLMDTDLLTGAFKPILDEVDHAFVVDKNDPLYGDIAAVTQKGGLKLCTVDFSPTFEAMVRHFHDRLQSALDEKGLGDVLRIKEVKVLGEQSVEATYSNG
- a CDS encoding LLM class flavin-dependent oxidoreductase; this encodes MRHGLYLPLFGALADPHVAVDVARCAEQSGWDGLFVWDHVLTPVPGEWDIACPWIVMAAAAVVTSRIRLGPMVTPLPRRRVMKLARETVTLDRLSRGRLTLGLGAGGDIGREFSAFADCVDARQRAQVLEEGAAVLVSLWAGESVNHRGAVVAENVRATPGPIQQPRIPVWFGTARTTGGPVERAARYDGVFTLGGTFERSARDDTAIKFGVDPARVARIAETVAGVRGTCDGFDIAVVAGPDDDLDGLRAAGATWAMQAFWPWHRADEVLRVIERGKPG
- a CDS encoding nuclear transport factor 2 family protein; this encodes MTKDSTSVARDAVLGLWQALSRRDWDAVKTFLSADCIYVDMPVGPTLAARGPDDVVKRLKVGLEPLAGYQNHDGLLVADGSDVMYEHSETWTFTTGEQGVLRFVTVHRVVDGKVSVWKDYWDMASLTGFAPAAWLDDLATADTSWVFDATGLI
- a CDS encoding cytochrome P450, giving the protein MKDRLHWLAMHGIIRGIAVIGIRRGDLQARLVADPAVAADPVPFYDEIRAHGPLVRGRANLLTVDHRLAHYLLRSDDFHVISFGENLPAPLRWLERRTRDDRLHPLREPSLLAVEPPDHTRYRKTVSAVFTSRAVTALRDRVEQTATGLLDRLAEQPGVVDVVGRYCSQLPIAVISEILGVPEHDRRRVLEFGELAAPSLDFGVPWRQYMRVQQGIVGFNSWLEEHLRRLRRAPGEDLMSQLIRTSESGGAETHLDETELRAIAGLVLVAGFETTVNLLGNGIRMLLDNPEHRDTLRQRPELWANTVEEILRLESPVQLTARVARNDIEVAGAVIKRGEVVVIYLAAANRDPSVFSDPHRFDIERPNAGRHLAFSTGRHFCLGAALARAEGEVGLKTFFDRFPDVRAVGAGSRRDTRVLRGWSTLPVALGPARSMVSP
- a CDS encoding lipoprotein LpqH; translated protein: MCNRLVKVAGVAAVVVGVVSACGQAQTAPRKAARLTIDGATQTARPAACSQEQSYRTIDIRDHDSHVQAVVLLSGDRVIPQWVKIRNVDGFNGSFWQGGVGDAHVDLVRNEYTITGSAYGIASINPNKVVTTDFKIVAEC
- a CDS encoding SDR family oxidoreductase; this encodes MKAIFITGAGSGMGREGAKLFHAKGWRVGAIDRNGNGLVALSAQLGAERLWTRVVDVTDRTALEGALADFCAGNVGGALDMMWNNAGIGEGGWFEDVPYEAAMRVVDVNFKAVLAGAYAALPYLKKAPGSLMFSTSSSSGTYGMPRIAVYSATKHAVKGLTEALSVEWRRHGVRVADVLPGLIDTAILASTPQHGGAGESTISPDEVRAAAPKKGMFRLVPAVSVAEVAWQAYRHPTRLHWYVPPSVRWIDRLKGISPELVRSRIAKYQAVLEPKQQ